The genomic stretch CTGCTATTTTATTCTTGCTGCTATTTTATTTTTGCTGCTATTTTATTTTTGCTGTTATTTTATTTTTGCTGTTATTTTATTTTCACTTCTAATTGCTGCTGCCAATCCACAAAGGGATAACAAAGAATCAAGCTTTGAACGCAAAGGAAAATCAATGAAATAAGCCGGTTGAAAATAAAGTATTTTCAACCGGCTTCTTTTGATAATATTAATAACTTCCGTAAAGGCTTTTTAGTTTAAATTTGCTGACAGATTCTTTCAGTAATTCTGCCTGTGCCGATAGTTCTTCGCTGGAGGCTGCGGTTTCCTCTGAGGTTGAGGAGTTAATCTGTACCACTTCTGATACTTGCATTATGCCCTGATTCACTTGCTCAATACCTGCCGCCTGTTCATCGGAAGCCATTGCGATCTCACTTACCAGGGTCGCTGCTTTTGTTACATCTTCCACTATTTTATTTAAAGCGGAAGCAGTTTCATCTGCTATCTTTGTACCTGCTTCCACTTTTTTGATAGAACCTTCTATCATATCTGTTGTTTCCTTTGCAGCATTTGCTGACCTGGCTGCAAGGTTACGCACCTCCTCTGCAACTACTGCAAAGCCTTTTCCGTGCTGACCTGCTCTTGCAGCCTCAACTGCTGCATTTAAAGCAAGTATATTCGTCTGGAATGCTATTTCATCAATTACTTTGATGATCTTAGAAATATTGGAGGAGGAGATATTTATCTCTTCCATTGCCTTCTGCATTTCCTTCATCTGCTCATTTCCCTGAAGTGCGTTGGTCTTCGCCACCCCTGCCAGATCATTCGCCTGACTTGCATTTTTTGCGTTTAATTTCGTCTGTGCGGCAATTTCCTCTAAGGATGCTGTAAGCTCTTCAATGGTGCTTGCCTGTTCCATAGCTCCCTGAGATAACGCAATACTGGAGTCTGATACCTGCTTGGAACCTGCTGATACTTCATCAGAAGCAACTGCTATCTTATTCAGGACTTCGTTGTTTCTATCAACCATCTCCGCTAACTTTTTGCCAAGCAAGTCGTTTTCAGAGCGAACCTCCACTTCAATTGTCAAATCACCTGCTGCCATTCTTTCTGCCGTAATTGCCTGATTTCTGATATTTGCAATCATTTTATCAAAGGAATCTGCAAGACTTCCTATTTCGTCCTTACTGTGAATCTCGATATTTACATTTACATCTCCCAGAGCCAGTTTATTGGCTGCTTCCACCATTTTATTAACTGGTTTGCTGATTAATCTGGAAACGAAAATACCAAGTGTTACAGCTACTACCATTCCTGCCGCTATAATAGCTAACATAGTATAAATGGCACCACTGGCTGCACGGTCATTAGATTCGGAGGTCTCTTTAGCAAGATTCATCTTTAATTCCAACAGGTTGTCACAGGCATCCTCCACCTCTTTGGTAATACTCTTTCCTTCTGTGGAGATACTTGTCTTTGCTTTCTCAAACTCTCCTGCATTCACAGCTGCTATGACATTATCCCTGTAAGTATAGAATCTTGAAAACACCTCTTCCAGGCTGTCATAGGCTTCAAGCACTTTCTTATCAACGGACTGATTTTTAAAACTTAACATATTCTCTTTAATTGCTTTATCCAGTTCATCAAAATCTGCAACCACCGCTTCTCTTTCAGCTGTTCCTGTATTGATCAGCAATTCACGTACTCCCACACGTTCTGACCCAAAATCTCTCAGGATAGAGGCTATTTCATCCATGGTAGCCGTATGTCTTTCATACATCTGCGTATCCAGCGTATTTATCTGATTTATATAGAAAATTCCAACTGCTCCTACCATACCTGCAACAAGAGCCACCAGCACAAAACTGGTTATTAATTTCACAGCAATCTTTAAGTTGTTAAATAATTTCATTCCTTCACCCTCCGCATGCTTATAATGCCTCATTAATTTCCATAGCTTCTGATTCTGAGATTAATTTCTCGCAATCCAGAAGCAGCTTGACGTCCGTATCGGATTTTCCGATATTCTTTATGTATCTGTTCTGAAAATTCTTATTTAGTTTAGGAGGTTCAACCAGGTTATGCTCCTCAATAGCAAGTACCTCTGCCACACTGTCTACTATCAGCCCAATCGTTATTAAATCAATATCAATAACAATAATGCAGGTTCTGTCATTATATGCTACCGGTTCTTTATGAAATCGAAGCCTGACATCCATAAGCGGGATGATTTTCCCTCGCAGGTTAATAATTCCCTTAATATATTCAGGCAAATCCGGCATTTCCGTTATAACCTGCATGCCTATGATTTCAGTCACATATTTTATTTCTATTCCATAGATTTCTTTTCCCAGCAGAAAAGTCAAATACCTTCCTTTTTGTGTATCCTCCTCCCATTCCATGATTTCATCTGTCACATTTTCCATTTACCCTGCTCCTTTCATGAATAATGCTGCAGGCACACTTAAAAGTTCAGCTGATGCTATATATGAATCAGCCAGGAAACATCCAGTATCAGACTGATGTTTCCATCCCCTAAGAGGGTACACCCCGCAAGTCCCTTTATTCGCTTTAGTCTTCTTATATATTCCGGCATGGCTTTTACGACTACCTGCTGCTGTCCTAAAAGCTCATCTGCAAAAATACCAATAACCTTATCATCGTGCTCAATCATTATCATTATGCCTTCATCGTAGCTACGGTAGCCTTCACTTACTTTAAAATATTCATAAAGCTTTACAATCGGATAACAGTTCCCCCGAAGCATAATCATATCGTTGCCATCGGGATCCATTATGATATCTTTCACATCAGGACGGAAAAACTCTCTGATGCCGATGGTAGGCAGTGTATAATAACTGTTCTTAACCTTGATGTTCATTCCGTCTATAATAGCCAGCGTCAAAGGTATCTTAAGGGTTATGGTTGTCCCGTTGCCTGCAATACTTTCAATGGTAATAGAACCGCCGACCATTTCAATATTCTTTGTTACAACATCCATTCCCACACCTCTGCCTGAGAACTCCGAGATTTCATCCTTTGTGGAAAATCCAGGTAAGGTTATCAAGCCAAATACTTCTTTGTCACTATACTCTTCTCCTGCTTTCGTAAGCAGGTTCTTCTCCCTGGCTTTTCGCAGGATGTTCTCTCTGCTTAAGCCTTTGCCGTCATCTTTAATGATAACCAGTACATCACTGCCTGCATTTTTCGCCTCTAATGAGATTGTGCCGGTGGGATTCTTACCACTGACTATTCTGTCCTCCGGCATTTCTATCCCATGGTCCAGCGCATTTCTTACCAGATGCATCAGTGGGTCAGAAATATGCTCGATAATACTCTTATCCACTTCTGTTTCTTCCCCACTGACGATAAGATTAACTTTTTTATCCAGTTTTTTGCACATATCCCTTACAATACGCTGCATCTTATGAAAAGTAGCTGCCAATGGAACCATCCGTATCGACATAACCATATCCTGTATTTCATCGGTTATTTTACTCAGTTGTCTGGCTGCCTTATAAAAGCTGTTAAGCTCTAATCCCTTCAAATCGGAATTCTCAATAACCATAGCTTCAGCAATTACCATTTCCCCTACCAGATCCATCAGTTTATCCAATTTTCCAACGTTAACACTGATGAGACTTTGTGTATTCCCATTACCGTTTTCTCTTACCGGCTCCTTCGTTGTTCCTCTCACTGCTCCGTTTATTGCTTCTTTTGCTGTAATTATTTCAGGGATGTTATCTTTAATTTTTTTTGCTGCAGCATAATTTTTTTCTTCTATATTGTTAATTTTATCCGTATTATTTATTGTGTCTTTTTCATCCACCACAGTAATATCAACTGTGTTGTTTCTTTCTTCTTTTATTTGAAAAATATCTTCCTTCTCTGTATTTTTTGTTATTTTCCCTGACTCTCCTGCTTCTTCGCTGCTGATATCCGTATTAAAATGTACCTCAGTTCCCAGTTCTACTGCTCTTATGTCATGAAGGAACTCTGACCAGCACGCACTCAGGTCAGAGGTATCAA from Anaerocolumna sp. AGMB13020 encodes the following:
- a CDS encoding methyl-accepting chemotaxis protein, with product MKLFNNLKIAVKLITSFVLVALVAGMVGAVGIFYINQINTLDTQMYERHTATMDEIASILRDFGSERVGVRELLINTGTAEREAVVADFDELDKAIKENMLSFKNQSVDKKVLEAYDSLEEVFSRFYTYRDNVIAAVNAGEFEKAKTSISTEGKSITKEVEDACDNLLELKMNLAKETSESNDRAASGAIYTMLAIIAAGMVVAVTLGIFVSRLISKPVNKMVEAANKLALGDVNVNIEIHSKDEIGSLADSFDKMIANIRNQAITAERMAAGDLTIEVEVRSENDLLGKKLAEMVDRNNEVLNKIAVASDEVSAGSKQVSDSSIALSQGAMEQASTIEELTASLEEIAAQTKLNAKNASQANDLAGVAKTNALQGNEQMKEMQKAMEEINISSSNISKIIKVIDEIAFQTNILALNAAVEAARAGQHGKGFAVVAEEVRNLAARSANAAKETTDMIEGSIKKVEAGTKIADETASALNKIVEDVTKAATLVSEIAMASDEQAAGIEQVNQGIMQVSEVVQINSSTSEETAASSEELSAQAELLKESVSKFKLKSLYGSY
- a CDS encoding chemotaxis protein CheW, translated to MENVTDEIMEWEEDTQKGRYLTFLLGKEIYGIEIKYVTEIIGMQVITEMPDLPEYIKGIINLRGKIIPLMDVRLRFHKEPVAYNDRTCIIVIDIDLITIGLIVDSVAEVLAIEEHNLVEPPKLNKNFQNRYIKNIGKSDTDVKLLLDCEKLISESEAMEINEAL
- a CDS encoding chemotaxis protein CheA translates to MDYNNDSLLDIFLFETDQLIEQLEDSMLTSEKENSYSAEFVDEVFRIMHTIKGSAAMMMYESISLLAHSMEDLFYYVRGNSNCSINHSKLTDLILEGIDFIKSETDKIKQGVSANGNSTVLISSIQSYLLGLKEKDSKQVAATATDQKAIPNSINTQIYENTYTYRISLNFDEGCEMENIRAYGVVHHLKPLVSELYYYPEEIIEDDATVMEIRDNGFHMCVRTTMEPGEIAAYIDSVSFKKSSEILVLDTSDLSACWSEFLHDIRAVELGTEVHFNTDISSEEAGESGKITKNTEKEDIFQIKEERNNTVDITVVDEKDTINNTDKINNIEEKNYAAAKKIKDNIPEIITAKEAINGAVRGTTKEPVRENGNGNTQSLISVNVGKLDKLMDLVGEMVIAEAMVIENSDLKGLELNSFYKAARQLSKITDEIQDMVMSIRMVPLAATFHKMQRIVRDMCKKLDKKVNLIVSGEETEVDKSIIEHISDPLMHLVRNALDHGIEMPEDRIVSGKNPTGTISLEAKNAGSDVLVIIKDDGKGLSRENILRKAREKNLLTKAGEEYSDKEVFGLITLPGFSTKDEISEFSGRGVGMDVVTKNIEMVGGSITIESIAGNGTTITLKIPLTLAIIDGMNIKVKNSYYTLPTIGIREFFRPDVKDIIMDPDGNDMIMLRGNCYPIVKLYEYFKVSEGYRSYDEGIMIMIEHDDKVIGIFADELLGQQQVVVKAMPEYIRRLKRIKGLAGCTLLGDGNISLILDVSWLIHI